One Chordicoccus furentiruminis DNA window includes the following coding sequences:
- the dpaL gene encoding diaminopropionate ammonia-lyase: MNRTNNAEMDFTMNHLPPSSDKWLSLMTPEEVRRALRFHRSFPQYEVTPLHNLKNMARYLGIGGLYVKDESYRFGLNAFKVLGGSYAMARYIAKKTGRSVDDLPYQVLSSPELREDIGATTFYTATDGNHGRGVAWAAHQLGQKAVVRMPWGSSEIRRDNIAKEGAEVTIENLNYDDCVRLAASQAEADPNGVIVQDTAWRGYTDIPAWIMQGYGTLALEADRQLLADGIERPTHIFVQAGVGSLAGAVIGYFANRFRGDEPTMCVVEAGAAACLYRSAAKGTGQTVRVTGKLDTIMAGLACGEPNRIAWDILRNHAAGFAACPDWMSAKGTRMYGVPLAGDSTIISGESGSVTMGFLASIARYPQYHSIRDALGLDENSQVLLISTEGNTDPTRFREVVWDGLYGVRHRNEAVV; encoded by the coding sequence ATGAACCGTACGAATAACGCGGAGATGGATTTCACGATGAACCATCTGCCGCCGTCCAGCGACAAATGGCTTTCTCTCATGACGCCGGAGGAGGTGCGGAGGGCGCTCCGCTTCCACCGTTCCTTCCCCCAGTACGAGGTGACGCCGCTTCACAATCTGAAAAATATGGCGCGTTATCTGGGCATCGGCGGGCTCTATGTGAAGGACGAATCCTACCGCTTCGGTCTCAACGCCTTCAAGGTGCTGGGCGGCTCCTACGCGATGGCGCGCTACATCGCGAAGAAGACCGGCCGGAGCGTGGATGATCTCCCGTATCAGGTGCTCTCCTCTCCCGAGCTTCGCGAGGACATCGGCGCGACCACATTCTACACCGCCACCGACGGCAACCACGGCCGCGGCGTCGCCTGGGCGGCTCACCAGCTGGGCCAGAAAGCCGTCGTCCGTATGCCATGGGGGTCCTCCGAGATCCGCCGCGACAACATTGCGAAGGAAGGCGCTGAAGTCACCATCGAGAATCTCAACTATGACGACTGTGTCCGCCTCGCCGCCTCCCAGGCGGAGGCCGATCCGAACGGCGTGATCGTACAGGACACCGCATGGCGCGGCTACACCGACATCCCCGCCTGGATCATGCAGGGTTACGGCACGCTGGCGCTTGAGGCGGACCGGCAGCTGCTCGCCGACGGCATCGAGCGGCCGACCCATATCTTCGTCCAGGCCGGCGTCGGATCGCTGGCCGGCGCAGTGATCGGCTATTTCGCGAACCGTTTCAGGGGCGACGAGCCGACGATGTGCGTCGTGGAAGCCGGCGCGGCCGCCTGTCTTTACCGCTCCGCGGCCAAAGGAACCGGCCAGACGGTCCGCGTCACCGGCAAGCTGGATACGATTATGGCCGGTCTCGCCTGCGGAGAGCCGAACCGGATCGCCTGGGACATTCTCCGGAACCATGCCGCAGGCTTCGCCGCCTGTCCGGACTGGATGAGCGCCAAAGGCACCCGGATGTACGGCGTCCCGCTGGCCGGCGACAGCACGATCATCTCCGGCGAGTCCGGTTCCGTCACGATGGGCTTTCTCGCATCCATCGCCCGCTATCCGCAGTACCACAGCATCCGGGACGCGCTGGGGCTCGATGAAAATTCCCAGGTCCTGCTGATCTCCACGGAGGGGAACACCGACCCGACCCGTTTCCGCGAGGTGGTCTGGGACGGCCTGTACGGTGTCCGCCACAGGAACGAGGCGGTAGTCTGA
- a CDS encoding pyridoxal-phosphate dependent enzyme has protein sequence MIDLTVNEEGRKHNIERAREQHIIIPTIAEMKDPGKIPEKILEQLKHVGLWDVNPLNLYRVTWKNEPKEYGGLFGGPNYIVLPTELTGVKAKILLMVGKYFPTGCHKVGASFGCLVPPLVTGQFDSSKDKAVWPSTGNYCRGGAFNSKLLGCYSIAILPEGMSRERFDWLKKIASEIIATPGSESNVKEIFDKTHELKARKDCMIFNQFEEMGNYMWHYNVTGNAIAEAFDAMKDEDDRLFGAIFTSGSAGTMAAGDRIKDLYPTAKLGVGEALQCPTLLENGFGAHRIEGIGDKHVPWIHNVKNTDLVVDIDDEDSQKVLRLFNEPEGRAYLASVGVPQQTVDQLSLFGISGIANMLCAIKMAKYYELTEHDVVASVLTDSAVMYESRVKELEEADGAYTREMAAVDFHTHILGEKTDNMQELTYADRKRVHNLKYYTWVEQQGKASEELNAQWYDTEHTWDEVKKDADRVDDMIREFNEEVGLIKEL, from the coding sequence ATGATCGACCTGACAGTCAATGAAGAAGGCAGAAAACATAACATCGAGCGGGCGCGTGAGCAGCACATCATCATTCCGACGATCGCGGAGATGAAGGATCCGGGCAAGATCCCGGAGAAAATCCTTGAGCAGCTGAAGCATGTAGGTCTCTGGGACGTGAATCCGCTGAACCTTTACCGCGTCACATGGAAGAACGAGCCGAAGGAGTACGGCGGACTCTTCGGCGGCCCCAACTACATCGTTCTGCCGACGGAGCTGACCGGCGTGAAGGCGAAGATTCTTCTGATGGTCGGCAAGTATTTCCCCACCGGCTGCCACAAGGTAGGCGCTTCCTTCGGCTGTCTGGTGCCGCCTCTTGTGACGGGACAGTTCGATTCCTCGAAGGACAAGGCTGTCTGGCCTTCCACCGGCAATTACTGCCGCGGCGGCGCGTTCAACTCGAAGCTGCTCGGCTGCTATTCCATCGCGATTCTTCCGGAAGGCATGAGCCGGGAACGCTTTGACTGGCTGAAAAAGATCGCCTCCGAGATCATCGCCACGCCCGGTTCCGAGTCCAACGTGAAGGAGATCTTCGACAAGACCCACGAGCTGAAGGCCCGGAAGGATTGCATGATCTTCAACCAGTTCGAGGAGATGGGCAACTATATGTGGCATTACAATGTCACGGGAAACGCCATCGCCGAGGCGTTCGACGCCATGAAGGACGAAGACGACCGTCTGTTCGGCGCGATCTTCACCTCCGGATCGGCCGGCACGATGGCGGCCGGCGACCGGATCAAGGACCTCTATCCGACCGCGAAGCTGGGTGTCGGCGAGGCGCTGCAGTGCCCGACGCTTCTTGAGAACGGCTTCGGTGCTCACCGCATCGAAGGAATCGGTGACAAGCATGTGCCGTGGATCCACAACGTGAAGAACACGGACCTGGTGGTGGACATCGATGATGAGGATTCCCAGAAGGTGCTCCGCCTCTTCAACGAGCCGGAGGGACGGGCTTATCTCGCGAGCGTCGGCGTGCCGCAGCAGACCGTTGACCAGCTGAGCCTCTTCGGTATCTCCGGTATCGCGAACATGCTCTGCGCGATCAAGATGGCCAAGTACTACGAGCTGACTGAGCATGACGTCGTCGCGTCGGTGCTCACGGATTCGGCGGTGATGTATGAGTCGAGAGTGAAGGAGCTCGAGGAGGCGGACGGCGCCTACACGAGAGAGATGGCCGCGGTTGACTTCCATACGCATATCCTCGGCGAGAAGACGGACAACATGCAGGAGCTGACCTATGCGGACCGCAAGCGGGTGCACAATCTCAAGTACTACACCTGGGTTGAGCAGCAGGGCAAGGCATCCGAGGAGCTGAACGCCCAGTGGTACGATACGGAGCACACATGGGATGAGGTCAAGAAGGACGCGGACCGTGTGGACGACATGATCCGTGAGTTCAATGAGGAGGTCGGCCTGATCAAAGAGCTTTGA
- a CDS encoding threonine synthase produces MSYVMDAKCTVCGHVFPAGPETTVCPDCGGILDIEYDYDAIRSALTKETLAGRTDRTMWRYMEFLPVDGIGSRPRLRVGGSPLYRADRLAKTLGVKTLYIKDDGQNPTASLKDRASAMAVVKAEEAGKEIIACSSTGNAASSLAGNAAAAGHQTFIFVPARAPKGKVAQLMMFGAHVISVEGSYEDTFRLSAEAIDRWGWYNRNAAINPYLMEGKKTVSLEIAEQLGFRMPDYVAVSVGDGCTIAGVWKGFRDLYEAGFIDRLPRLISVQAEGCCPINTAAAAHTMKWKPQEENTIADSIAVGVPRNPVKALRAIEESHGVAVNVSDEEILAAMRLLGREAGVFAEPAGAAGTAGVKKALETGLIGKDAEVVSLVTGNGLKDVSNAIRAAGEPIRIPPEMDRLLEAFAEKGLMKD; encoded by the coding sequence ATGAGCTATGTCATGGATGCGAAATGCACGGTCTGCGGTCACGTCTTTCCGGCGGGGCCGGAGACGACGGTCTGCCCGGACTGCGGGGGCATTCTCGATATTGAGTACGACTATGACGCGATCCGTTCCGCGCTGACGAAGGAGACGCTGGCGGGCAGGACGGACCGGACGATGTGGCGCTACATGGAATTTCTTCCGGTAGACGGAATCGGCAGCCGCCCGCGGCTCCGCGTGGGAGGATCGCCGCTGTACCGGGCGGACCGGCTCGCGAAGACGCTGGGTGTGAAAACCCTGTATATCAAGGATGACGGACAGAATCCGACCGCGTCCCTCAAGGACAGGGCGTCGGCGATGGCCGTCGTCAAGGCGGAGGAGGCGGGAAAGGAGATCATCGCCTGCTCCTCCACCGGCAACGCGGCCAGCTCGCTGGCCGGGAACGCCGCGGCGGCCGGGCACCAGACCTTTATCTTTGTCCCTGCCCGTGCGCCGAAGGGCAAGGTGGCGCAGCTGATGATGTTCGGCGCCCATGTCATCTCGGTGGAAGGAAGCTATGAGGACACGTTCCGTCTCTCCGCGGAGGCGATCGACCGCTGGGGCTGGTACAACCGGAATGCAGCCATCAACCCGTACCTGATGGAAGGAAAGAAGACGGTCTCGCTGGAAATCGCGGAGCAGCTCGGTTTCCGGATGCCGGATTATGTGGCGGTCTCCGTCGGGGACGGCTGTACGATCGCCGGTGTCTGGAAGGGATTCCGGGATCTCTACGAGGCCGGCTTCATCGACCGGCTTCCGAGACTGATCAGCGTGCAGGCGGAGGGGTGTTGCCCGATCAACACCGCAGCCGCCGCGCATACGATGAAATGGAAGCCTCAGGAGGAAAATACAATCGCCGACTCCATCGCGGTCGGGGTGCCCCGCAATCCGGTGAAGGCGCTCCGCGCGATCGAGGAGTCTCACGGCGTCGCGGTGAATGTCTCGGATGAGGAAATTCTCGCGGCGATGAGGCTGCTGGGAAGGGAAGCCGGTGTGTTCGCGGAACCGGCCGGCGCAGCGGGCACGGCGGGTGTGAAGAAGGCACTGGAGACAGGTCTGATCGGGAAGGACGCTGAAGTGGTCTCCCTTGTGACCGGCAACGGGCTGAAGGATGTCAGCAACGCGATCCGTGCGGCCGGCGAGCCGATCCGGATCCCGCCTGAGATGGACCGGCTGCTGGAGGCATTCGCGGAAAAGGGGCTGATGAAGGACTGA
- a CDS encoding acetolactate synthase produces MAKQLTTFISNTPGALAAFCGVLKENGIDMRAMNVSDAMDFGIVRVIVSDTGRAKAKLEEQGYICQVKDVLVIEVEDHPGALVALLRTLGAFGVNLDYTYALFSRHEGTAGFVIKTENREEAVRALSEAGLRPIPDGEL; encoded by the coding sequence ATGGCAAAGCAGCTTACTACGTTTATTTCCAATACGCCGGGAGCGCTGGCTGCCTTCTGCGGCGTGCTGAAGGAGAACGGCATCGATATGCGGGCCATGAACGTCTCGGATGCCATGGACTTCGGCATCGTCCGGGTGATCGTCAGCGATACCGGCAGGGCAAAGGCGAAACTCGAGGAACAGGGGTACATCTGTCAGGTGAAGGATGTGCTCGTCATCGAAGTGGAGGATCATCCGGGGGCGCTGGTGGCTCTTCTGCGGACGCTGGGCGCGTTCGGCGTCAATCTGGATTATACCTACGCGCTTTTCTCGCGCCATGAGGGCACCGCCGGTTTCGTCATCAAGACCGAGAACCGGGAAGAGGCAGTCCGGGCGCTTTCAGAGGCCGGGCTTCGTCCGATTCCGGACGGGGAACTGTAA
- a CDS encoding ABC transporter ATP-binding protein — protein MIEVRHLTKLYGGHAAVDDLSFTVEDGTIYGFLGANGAGKSTTMNIMTGYLAPTDGEVIINGHNILDEPEEAKRTIGYLPEIPPVYPDMTVYEYLRFAAEIKKIPKAEREDQIEQAAGELELGDVTDRLIRNLSKGYRQRVGFAQALLGEPETLILDEPTVGLDPRQIIEIRDLIRKLGQTHTVILSSHILAEVSEVCDKVLIINKGRFVACDTPDHLAAERERGATLTVHAEGTPAELEAAVRTVPGVTDVSSFTENGESCVRIAVPGDQDIRAEVSRALMQAGLMILEMRTEKESLESIFLELTQGEEHASGEAEGPAPAAEKLRLRKADGVNGEDD, from the coding sequence TTGATTGAAGTCAGGCACCTGACAAAACTCTACGGCGGGCACGCCGCGGTCGACGACCTGAGCTTTACGGTCGAGGACGGCACGATCTACGGATTCCTCGGCGCGAACGGCGCGGGCAAATCGACGACGATGAATATCATGACCGGCTATCTCGCGCCCACGGACGGCGAGGTGATCATCAACGGCCACAACATTCTCGATGAGCCGGAGGAGGCCAAGCGGACCATCGGCTATCTTCCCGAGATTCCTCCGGTTTATCCGGATATGACGGTATACGAATACCTGAGGTTCGCCGCCGAAATCAAGAAAATACCGAAGGCGGAGCGGGAGGACCAGATCGAACAGGCGGCAGGAGAACTGGAGCTGGGAGATGTGACGGACCGGCTGATCCGGAATCTTTCCAAAGGGTACCGTCAGCGGGTCGGCTTCGCCCAGGCGCTGCTGGGAGAGCCGGAGACGCTTATCCTTGACGAGCCCACCGTCGGACTGGACCCGCGTCAGATTATCGAGATCCGCGATCTGATCCGGAAGCTGGGGCAGACGCATACCGTGATCCTCAGCTCTCATATCCTCGCCGAAGTCAGCGAGGTCTGCGACAAGGTGCTGATCATCAACAAGGGCCGCTTTGTGGCCTGCGACACGCCGGATCATCTTGCCGCGGAGCGGGAACGGGGCGCGACGCTGACCGTGCATGCTGAGGGTACGCCGGCCGAGCTTGAAGCGGCGGTCCGGACGGTTCCCGGCGTGACGGATGTCTCCTCGTTCACCGAAAACGGGGAGAGCTGCGTCAGGATCGCGGTTCCGGGGGATCAGGATATCCGCGCCGAAGTCAGCCGCGCGCTGATGCAGGCCGGACTGATGATCCTTGAGATGCGGACTGAGAAGGAAAGCCTGGAGTCGATTTTCCTCGAACTGACGCAGGGAGAGGAGCATGCTTCCGGGGAAGCGGAGGGGCCGGCGCCGGCCGCCGAGAAGCTCCGCCTCAGGAAGGCAGACGGCGTGAACGGGGAGGATGACTGA
- a CDS encoding ABC transporter permease — MGAVYRKEMRGCFTNMTGAIAVAASLLIAGLMFRYYNLYYGVLTLHYAVSNCALIFYIVVPILSMRVFAEERRQRTDQLLFTSPESVFSIVMGKYLALVSILAIPTAVMCFFPLIMRAFGAETLGWDYACILAWFLMGAAYLAVGMFISSCTESAVIAAILSILFVFFTQMLSGVFTILSTSAVTALLFLIVLGGLAGLLMYFMTKHVLISAGLGGGIAAASVIGYLVRPDWFSGRTESILRVLDFSTHFSDFAGGSLSIGNLLFFVSYIVIGIGLTVQSIEKRRWS, encoded by the coding sequence ATGGGTGCGGTATACAGGAAAGAGATGCGGGGCTGCTTCACCAACATGACAGGCGCCATCGCGGTGGCCGCGTCGCTTCTGATCGCGGGACTGATGTTCCGCTACTATAATCTCTATTACGGCGTGCTCACGCTTCACTACGCGGTGAGTAACTGCGCGCTGATCTTTTACATCGTGGTGCCGATTCTCTCGATGCGCGTGTTCGCGGAGGAGCGGCGGCAGCGGACCGATCAGCTCCTGTTCACTTCGCCGGAGAGCGTATTCTCCATCGTGATGGGGAAGTATCTTGCGCTGGTGAGTATCCTCGCGATTCCGACGGCGGTGATGTGCTTCTTCCCGCTGATCATGCGCGCTTTCGGGGCGGAGACGCTGGGCTGGGACTACGCCTGCATTCTGGCCTGGTTCCTGATGGGCGCCGCCTACCTCGCGGTGGGGATGTTCATCTCCAGCTGCACGGAGAGCGCGGTGATCGCGGCGATCCTCAGTATCCTGTTCGTCTTTTTCACCCAGATGCTGAGCGGCGTGTTCACAATTTTAAGCACCAGTGCGGTGACGGCACTTCTGTTCCTGATCGTGCTGGGCGGACTGGCGGGCCTCCTGATGTATTTCATGACGAAACATGTCTTGATCAGCGCAGGACTCGGCGGGGGAATCGCGGCCGCGTCCGTCATCGGGTATCTTGTGCGGCCGGACTGGTTCAGCGGCCGTACGGAGTCCATTCTGCGGGTGCTGGATTTCTCAACGCATTTCTCGGATTTCGCGGGCGGGTCGCTGAGCATCGGCAACCTGCTGTTTTTCGTGTCCTATATTGTGATTGGGATCGGACTGACCGTGCAGTCGATTGAGAAGAGACGCTGGAGCTGA
- a CDS encoding Gldg family protein, producing MMRKKQKKTEQSPQIRSRRRRLAANGTYAAAMTAILVAAVVVVNFIVAALPSKFTVFDVTASKLYSVGKTTKSLLDSLSGDVTLNLITQTGQEDQTIVKLLENYAGESKHVTFREIDSVSDPTFVKKYTDSSVTLNSVIVVSGNRSKVVDYNDMYAYSDYYSQSADSFDGEGKITSAIAYVTGGSGAKVYYTTGHKELELGSEMKDAFGKANVETASLNLLSSEIPDDCTALISFCPQQDYTADEVKKVTDYLADGGHALLVTAPALWTGASTPKFDSIVAAYGLSRSGGAVLEGDQSHYTQIPYLLVPNVSASSEVTKNLTNENIVVGMSDGIQIGESEDASYTVTPLLTTSDSAYLKTDLSSTYEKESGDASGEYTLGVAVEQTYSNDDKGKSDMDASASGTESAASSSVKTDVSADAAGSGAVTTVSGAETSAGHGSGSVKNETAKEMKLLYFTTPTTFSAEALSLLIQQQADLPTGNDDLFASIVTYLTDQKVTVSVAAKSTSAPQTTINSGAVSMLGNLFMILLPAAVLIAGFAVWGRRRKR from the coding sequence ATGATGAGAAAGAAACAGAAAAAAACGGAGCAGTCTCCTCAGATCCGGTCGCGCAGGAGGCGTCTGGCCGCGAACGGGACCTATGCCGCAGCGATGACGGCGATTCTGGTCGCAGCGGTGGTCGTGGTGAATTTCATCGTCGCCGCGCTGCCGTCGAAGTTCACGGTCTTTGATGTGACAGCCTCCAAGCTGTATTCGGTCGGAAAGACGACGAAATCGCTGCTGGACAGCCTGAGCGGCGACGTAACGCTCAATCTGATCACCCAGACCGGTCAGGAGGACCAGACGATCGTCAAACTCCTCGAGAATTATGCCGGGGAATCGAAGCATGTCACATTCCGGGAGATCGACTCCGTGTCGGATCCGACCTTCGTCAAGAAGTACACGGACAGCTCCGTGACGCTGAACAGCGTGATCGTCGTTTCCGGGAACCGGTCAAAAGTCGTGGATTACAACGACATGTACGCTTACTCCGACTACTATTCCCAGTCGGCTGATTCCTTCGACGGGGAAGGGAAAATCACCAGCGCAATCGCCTATGTGACCGGCGGGAGCGGCGCGAAAGTCTACTATACGACAGGCCACAAGGAGCTGGAGCTGGGGTCGGAGATGAAGGACGCCTTCGGGAAGGCGAACGTCGAGACGGCGAGCCTGAATCTGCTGAGCTCGGAGATCCCGGACGACTGCACGGCGCTGATTTCCTTCTGCCCGCAGCAGGATTACACGGCGGATGAGGTGAAGAAGGTCACCGATTATCTCGCGGACGGCGGCCATGCGCTGCTCGTGACGGCACCTGCGCTGTGGACCGGCGCCTCGACGCCGAAGTTCGACTCCATCGTGGCCGCGTACGGTCTCAGCCGGTCGGGCGGCGCGGTGCTGGAGGGCGACCAGAGCCACTACACCCAGATCCCTTATCTGCTGGTCCCGAATGTCTCGGCCTCCTCGGAAGTGACGAAGAATCTGACGAACGAGAACATCGTGGTGGGGATGTCGGACGGCATTCAGATCGGAGAGAGCGAGGACGCGTCCTACACAGTCACACCGCTGCTCACCACGAGTGACAGCGCCTATCTGAAGACGGATCTCTCTTCGACGTATGAGAAGGAGTCGGGAGACGCCTCGGGCGAGTACACACTCGGCGTAGCGGTGGAGCAGACCTATTCGAATGACGACAAGGGGAAATCGGATATGGATGCGTCCGCTTCCGGGACGGAATCTGCCGCTTCTTCTTCCGTGAAGACGGATGTTTCCGCGGACGCGGCCGGATCGGGCGCGGTGACGACGGTGAGCGGCGCGGAGACGTCGGCCGGTCACGGCTCCGGCAGTGTGAAGAACGAGACGGCCAAAGAGATGAAGCTTCTTTATTTCACGACGCCGACGACCTTCAGTGCTGAAGCGCTGTCCCTTCTGATTCAGCAGCAGGCGGATCTGCCCACCGGCAACGATGATCTTTTCGCGTCGATCGTCACGTATCTTACGGATCAGAAGGTGACGGTGTCCGTGGCGGCGAAATCGACTTCGGCGCCTCAGACAACGATCAACAGCGGCGCGGTGTCGATGCTCGGCAATCTGTTCATGATCCTGCTCCCGGCCGCTGTGCTGATCGCCGGCTTCGCCGTCTGGGGAAGACGCAGGAAGAGATGA
- a CDS encoding DUF4340 domain-containing protein → MSGKKRNRRARLLAGAAVLLVLVAVLVVAQKKSADYEASESSGSGTLMDLTADRIKSIAYTKTGSDEVAFTRSEGQWSADGDAAFPVDQTKANTLASTMTGVSVTKEMENVRDPAQYGLDKPSYTVQLTDTDGKKTMIAVGSVNDTTNDVYVYLNDDSSTVYAVSTGLLTDLDYDLSYFKETSDSGASSAAEAALSQTEPAVSAEEPEDSPAETASSPES, encoded by the coding sequence ATGAGCGGAAAAAAGAGAAACAGACGGGCCCGTCTGCTCGCCGGCGCGGCGGTCCTGCTCGTGCTGGTCGCTGTCCTTGTGGTCGCACAGAAGAAATCAGCGGACTATGAGGCGTCGGAGAGCAGCGGCAGCGGGACGCTGATGGATCTGACGGCGGACAGGATCAAGTCAATCGCGTATACGAAGACGGGTTCTGATGAGGTGGCCTTCACACGGTCGGAAGGGCAGTGGTCCGCCGACGGCGACGCCGCATTCCCGGTGGACCAGACGAAAGCGAATACACTGGCGTCCACGATGACCGGTGTAAGCGTCACGAAAGAGATGGAAAACGTCCGTGATCCGGCGCAGTACGGACTGGACAAACCGTCCTATACCGTGCAGCTGACCGATACGGACGGGAAGAAGACGATGATCGCCGTGGGATCCGTCAATGACACCACGAATGATGTGTATGTTTATCTGAATGACGATTCTTCAACGGTGTACGCGGTCTCGACGGGACTGCTTACGGATCTCGACTATGATCTGAGTTACTTTAAGGAAACCTCGGATTCGGGCGCGTCCTCCGCGGCGGAGGCGGCCCTCAGTCAGACGGAGCCGGCCGTTTCAGCGGAGGAACCGGAAGATTCTCCGGCGGAGACGGCGTCATCGCCGGAATCCTGA
- the ispF gene encoding 2-C-methyl-D-erythritol 2,4-cyclodiphosphate synthase gives MRIGTGYDVHRLKEGRKLILGGVEIPFEKGLLGHSDADVLLHAVADALLGAAALGDIGLHFPDTDPLYEGISSMKLLKKTAGILTNHGYFVVNVDATVIAQAPKLRPYIDGMRENIAAALGIPADRVSVKATTEEGLGFTGAGEGIAAQAAALIETFDSARR, from the coding sequence ATGCGAATCGGTACTGGCTATGATGTTCACCGGCTGAAGGAAGGCCGGAAACTGATTCTGGGCGGCGTGGAAATTCCTTTTGAGAAAGGTCTTCTCGGCCACTCGGACGCGGACGTGCTGCTTCATGCGGTGGCGGACGCCCTGCTGGGAGCCGCGGCGCTGGGGGACATCGGCCTGCATTTCCCGGATACGGATCCTCTGTACGAAGGGATCTCCTCGATGAAGCTTCTGAAGAAGACGGCCGGTATCCTCACCAACCACGGGTACTTTGTCGTCAATGTGGACGCGACGGTGATCGCCCAGGCGCCGAAGCTCCGTCCCTATATTGACGGGATGAGGGAGAACATCGCCGCGGCGCTCGGAATCCCGGCGGACCGCGTGAGCGTGAAGGCGACGACGGAGGAAGGTCTTGGCTTCACGGGAGCCGGAGAGGGAATCGCGGCGCAGGCGGCGGCGCTGATCGAGACGTTTGACAGCGCGCGGCGCTGA
- the cysS gene encoding cysteine--tRNA ligase, with the protein MKIFNTLTMTKQEFVPIEPGKVRMYVCGPTVYNLIHIGNARPMIVFDTFRRYLEHKGYEVNYVSNFTDVDDKIIRAAAAEGVTAEEIAARYIAECKKDMAAMNVKPATTHPQATKEIDGMVAMISGLIESGHAYVRNGTVYFATRSFAEYGELSHKNLDDLRSGFRELKVSGEEEKEDPLDFVLWKPKKEGEPFWNSPWSEGRPGWHIECSVMAKRYLGDTIDIHAGGEDLIFPHHENEIAQSTCANGVPFAHYWMHNAFLNIDNRKMSKSLGNFFTVRDISKKYDLQVLRLFMLSAHYRSPLNFSAELMEAAKTSLERIRTAADHLRDVAENGADGPLDDAARKILEEARAFVPAFDGKMDDDCNTADALAVVFDLVRFANINVTDSAPKKLARGLLDVLTGLGDILGLIVLPKKETLDEDIEKQIEARQEARKARNFALADEIRDRLKAQGIELLDTREGVKWRRI; encoded by the coding sequence ATGAAAATCTTCAATACGCTGACAATGACGAAGCAGGAATTTGTTCCGATCGAGCCGGGCAAGGTGCGGATGTACGTCTGCGGGCCGACGGTCTACAACCTGATTCATATCGGAAACGCGCGGCCGATGATCGTGTTTGACACGTTCCGCCGCTATCTGGAGCATAAGGGCTACGAGGTCAATTACGTCTCGAACTTCACGGATGTGGACGACAAGATTATCCGGGCGGCCGCCGCAGAGGGCGTGACCGCGGAGGAGATCGCGGCGCGCTACATCGCGGAATGCAAAAAGGATATGGCCGCGATGAACGTGAAGCCGGCGACGACGCATCCTCAGGCGACGAAGGAGATCGACGGCATGGTCGCGATGATCAGCGGGCTGATCGAATCCGGTCACGCGTATGTGCGCAACGGCACGGTATATTTCGCGACCCGGAGTTTCGCGGAGTACGGGGAGCTTTCGCACAAGAATCTGGACGATCTCCGCAGCGGCTTCCGCGAGCTGAAGGTCAGCGGCGAAGAGGAAAAGGAGGACCCGCTGGATTTCGTGCTCTGGAAGCCGAAGAAGGAGGGCGAGCCATTCTGGAACTCTCCGTGGAGCGAGGGACGTCCCGGATGGCATATCGAGTGCTCCGTGATGGCGAAGCGCTATCTCGGCGATACCATTGATATCCACGCGGGCGGCGAGGATCTGATCTTCCCTCATCATGAGAACGAAATCGCTCAGTCGACCTGCGCCAACGGCGTTCCGTTCGCTCATTACTGGATGCATAACGCGTTCCTCAATATCGACAACCGGAAGATGTCCAAGTCGCTGGGCAATTTCTTCACTGTTCGTGACATTTCGAAGAAATATGATCTCCAGGTGCTCCGCCTGTTCATGCTGAGCGCTCACTACAGGAGCCCGCTCAACTTCAGCGCGGAACTGATGGAGGCCGCGAAGACGTCTCTTGAGCGGATCCGCACGGCGGCCGATCATCTCCGCGATGTGGCGGAGAACGGCGCGGACGGGCCTCTTGACGATGCAGCCCGGAAGATTCTGGAGGAGGCGCGCGCCTTCGTGCCGGCCTTCGACGGGAAGATGGACGACGACTGCAACACGGCGGATGCGCTGGCCGTGGTCTTCGATCTGGTCCGCTTCGCGAATATCAATGTCACCGACAGCGCGCCGAAGAAGCTGGCCCGGGGCCTGCTCGACGTACTGACCGGGCTGGGGGACATTCTCGGCCTGATCGTGCTTCCGAAGAAGGAGACGCTCGACGAGGACATCGAGAAGCAGATCGAGGCGCGCCAGGAGGCGCGGAAGGCGCGCAACTTTGCGCTGGCCGATGAGATCCGCGACCGTCTGAAGGCGCAGGGCATCGAGCTGCTTGACACCCGGGAGGGCGTGAAATGGAGACGGATCTGA